TCCGACCTGACATCCATTTCCCGGCTGTCCTGTTGCTGACATTGCTCCGAATGTTCTTCCATGGAATCCCATCTTCGCTGTTACGATATGATAATGGTTTGGTCCGTATTTTTCGATTCCGTATTTACGAGCCATCTTGATCATTGCTTCATTTGCCTCTGTACCAGAGTTCTGATAGAAGATCTTATCCATTCCAATCGTTTCACATACTTTTTCAGCAAGCAGTGCCTGAGGAATTGTGTATGGATAGTTGAATGTATGCATGATGTCGCCAACCTGATCTTTAACTGCTGCTACAACCTTTTCATTACAGCTTCCTGCGTTATTTACTGCGATTCCTGCATAGAAATCAAGATATTCCTCACCATTTTCATCGTACATATACATATCTTTTGCTCTCTCCGCAAGGAAATCAAAACGTTCGTATGTCTCGATCATATATTTGTTTACTTTATCTTTAATATCCTGACTTGTTAATCCTGTGTCTTTTAATCTCATATCTGCTTCCTCCTCATGATGTTATTAGTTATTTAACTTCTCTGGGCCAGATTTTGTTTATCTTTTTCATTGATAAACTTTAAATAATAAAAAGAAAAGCAAGGGAAACTTATCCTGTCGGTAAGCGCCCTTGCTTAATTTCTATCCTTTATTTTGTACAACTATACAATAACACTAGAGGATTGAATTGTCAATATATCTTTGTTATTTTTTGAAATTTCTTTATTTTTATCTTTTATAATATATTTTATTATTATATTGTATATTTTTTCTTAGTGTTTTATTGTTTTTTAATTTTTTTGTAAAATATTATATATTACATCTGTCCATTATATTGAACATATCATTTTATCATCTTACTACTTCCGTATGATACTTACCGATAATCTACAAACACACAGATAAAACTTGTCTTTTGTTGTGTTTCATTTTTATAATTATGTTTTTTATCTGTTTCAAATCGATAGATTTCCCCTTTTGTGATCTTCTGAACATCTTCACCACACTCAATCGTAAGTTCTCCATCTGTAACTGAAAGATATTCTCTTGTCTTCTCTCCATGGCTGCCACTGATATATTTACCCCCTGGTTCGATATCAATGCGGTAAATCTCTAATTGGTGATTATCTTCGTATGGAAAACATGTCCATACTTTGTATTCACCGATCATTTCTTTTGTTGGTGTCATCTGATCTGGTGTTACAAGGCAGGATTCCATTGGCGGAGTATCAATTAATTCTTGGAATTCGATTCTTAATCCGCTTGTGATCTTTCCTAAAACACCTAACGATGGATTTGCTGTTCCTTTCTCAATCTGAGCTAACATACTTTTACTAACACCTGTTTGTTCTGATAGTACATCAAGACTCATGCCCTTGGAAGTTCGAATTCTTTTTAGGTTGACAGCTACATTGTGAGATAGGTATGATTGATAATCCATAGGAGACTCCTTTTTGCTTTTATTATCAGTTTCTTCATTTCTGCGTGTTCTAATGCAAGTATTATTACTATCCTTATGTTATCTGCAATACTGCTTTAATGCAAGTGCAATTTTTTACATGACCATTCCTTTTTTTAATGTTTCTAACTCGTCTGATAAGACGTCTTCTTCTACATCATTATAACTTCAGATTATATCAAACTCACATTTTTATGTATTTCACACTTTCTAAATCCTCAACTATAATAAAGCCCATAAAACAAATCGACAATCACACCAAAAGGAGAAGACAACTATGTTAACATCAATCATTGGTTTCCCAAGAGTTGGAAACTTAAGAGAACTAAAATTTGCCACAGAAAAATATTTTAAACATCAGATCTCACAGGAACGTTTGCAAACAGTTGCGAAAGAAATCCGTGAAAAACAATGGAGATTATTAAAAGAAAATGGAATTGACCTGATCCCATCCAATGATTTCTCATTTTACGATACATTGCTTGACAGTGCAGCTTTGTTTAATATCATTCCATCTCGTTATAAAGAGTTAAATTTATCTGATCTTGATACTTACTTCGCAATGTCCCGCGGATATCAAGGAGATCACGGAGATGTTCGTGCACTTGCTATGAAAAAATGGTTTAACACGAATTATCACTACATGGTACCTGAAATTGAAGATGACACAGAAATCAAACTTACAGGTACAAAACTTTTTGATGAATTTCATGAAGCTCTTCATCTAGGAATTTTAACAAAACCTGTGATCACAGGACCATTTACTTTATTAAAATTAATTCGATATACTGGGGAAAAACAACTTCCTGATTTTGTAGAACCAATGATTCATGCATATGAGGACCTTATTTCTAAGGCTCAAGGAACAGAGATTTCATGGATTCAGTTTGATGAACCTTATTTAGTACATGATCTGTCTTCCGATGATATTGCATTGTTTAAGAAAATCTATACATTGCTTTTAGCAAAAAAAGGAAATTTAAAAGTTCTTGTTCAAACATACTTTGGTGATGTCCGTGATATTTATCATGAACTGACTTCTCTTGATTTTGATGGAATTGGACTTGATTTTATCGAAGGAAAAGAAACAAAATCTTTGATCAAAAAAGAAGGATTTCCAAAAAATAAACTTCTCTTTGTTGGAATTGTAAATGGAAAAAATATCTGGAAAAATCATTATGGAGACTCTTTAGCTACTATCACATGGCTTAAAAACTCTGAAATCTCAACTGTGATCAATACTTCTTGCTCTCTTTTACATGTTCCATACACACTGAAGAACGAAACAAAATTAGATGCTGATTATACAAAACACTTTGCTTTCGCAGAAGAAAAATTAGAAGAATTAAATGAATTGAAAATATTAAGTGATCTTGATTCTTACGAGACACATCCTGCCTTTATTAAAAACTTGGAATTATTCTCATCAAAACGTAAGAATTCTTATGATCCTGAAGTTTCAAAACGTGTATCTGAGATCACAGATCAAGATTTTACCCGACTTCCTGACTTCTTTGAACGTGAAAAGATTCAAAAAGATGTCTTTAAACTACCACTGCTTTCAACAACTACCATTGGATCTTTTCCTCAGACTTTGGATGTTAAAACAAATCGTAGTGCATTTAGAAAAGGTGAGATCAGCGAAAGTGAGTATGTTGACTTTAACCGTAAAAAGATTGCAGAGTGCGTAAAATTACAAGAAGAAATTGGATTAGATGTCCTTGTTCATGGAGAATATGAGCGAAATGATATGGTTGAATATTTCGGGCAGCAATTAAATGGTTATCTGTTTACTGAAAAAGCCTGGGTACAGTCTTATGGAACACGTTGTGTGAAACCACCGATCATCTGGGGTGACGTATCCCGTCCAGAACCTATGACTGTTTCTTGGTCTGTTTATGCACAAAGCCTTACAGATCACCCTATGAAAGGAATGTTGACTGGACCTGTTACGATCCTTAACTGGTCATTCCCTAGAGAAGATATTTCTGTCAAAGAAAGCACTTACCAGATTGCTTTAGCAATCCGTGATGAAGTTTTAGATCTCGAAGCAAATGGTATTCACATCATCCAAATTGACGAAGCTGCTCTTCGTGAAAAACTTCCTCTTCGTAAATCTGATTGGTATTGCGAATATCTTGATTGGGCAATTCCTGCCTTCCGTCTAGTACATAGCAAAGTAAAACCAGAAACACAGATTCATACACATATGTGCTATAGCGAATTTACTGATATCATTCCAGCAATTGATGATATGGATGCAGATGTGATCACTTTTGAAGCTTCCAGATCTGATCTTTTGATCCTTGATTCTCTGAAAGAAAATCATTTCAAAACAGAAGTTGGTCCTGGTGTCTATGACATTCACTCTCCACGAGTTCCTTCCGTTGAAGAAATCAAGACTGCATTAAATAAAATGTTAGATAAGATTGAAATTGAAAAGTTATGGGTAAATCCAGACTGTGGATTGAAAACACGTGGAAATGAAGAAACAACTGCAAGTCTTAAAAATCTTGTAGCTGCTGCAAAAGAATTAAGAGAAGTAAAAGATTTTTAAATTTTAAACAGAGAGGTTTTTATGTAAAAGCTCTATCAAACGTCTATTCAAATTATGACGTTTGATAGAGCCTTGTCTTTCTGCTGTCATTTCGTTATAATAGGATTAATCGAACATATATACGGGAGGAATTTTATTTTGGATCAATTATTATGCCAATTAAACCAGAAACAACTAGAAGCTGTTACATCTACAGAAGGTTTTATCCGAGTGATCGCAGGGGCCGGTTCTGGAAAAACCAGAGCGTTATCTCACAGATTTGCCTTTTTGGTTAACGAAATTGGAATTTTGCCAGGCAATATCCTTTGTGTTACTTTCACAAACAAAGCTGCTAACGAAATGAGACATCGGATTCATAATCTCATTGCTGATAACGATACTGGTTATATTAATACCTTCCATGGATTTTGTGTATCCATTCTACAGGAAGACTCCCATGCCGTACAATATCCAAAGAATTTTCTTGTTTTAGACAATCAGGATATTGATTCTATGTTAAAGATCATTTATGAGGAACGCAGACTTACACTTCGTCATAAGACATTTTCAAAGGCAAGAGATATGATCGAGATGTATAAATTAGAACGATATCCTAATTATTATCTTGATCTGATCACAATGTCCCTTGATACATTACGGCAAAAATATTTGAGGGCTACCGATGTGAATGATATCATTTTTTATGGATATTTATATCAGGAGAAGAAATGTTTTGGTCTCGATTACAACGATCTTTTGAAATTTTCTCTTTATATTTTTGAAAAGAATAAAGAGATCCGTTTAAAATGGCAGAAACGTCTGGAATACATCATGATCGATGAGTTCCAGGATATTGATAAGATTCAATATCAATTAATGAAAGTCTTATGCGGATATCATAAAAACCTCTTTATTGTAGGAGACCCAGATCAGACAATCTATTCCTGGCGTGGTGCAGATATCAACTATCTCCTTAATTTTGACAAAGCTTTCCCTGATGTTAAAACGATCATGATGAATGAAAATTATCGTTCTACTCCTCAGATCTTATCGGTATGCAATTCACTGATCGATAAGAATAAAAATCGTATGAAAAAGGACCTTCTGCCAATGTGTCATAGCAAAAATTCAGTGCTTTATTATCACGGAGATACTTCAGAAGAGGAATCTGATTGGATCGCAGATCAGATCATAAAATTACATAAAAAAGATATCTCATATAAGGATATCACGATTCTTTATCGTGCTCATTACGTTACCCGAACCTTGGAAGAGACATTGTTAAAAAAGAAAATCCCATATAGCATCTATAGTGGAATTCAATTTTTTGAGCGAATGGAAGTAAAAGACGCACTGTCTTATCTGCGTATGATCACATACAAAGATGATCTCTCTTTTTTAAGGATTGTGAATGTTCCAAAACGAAATATCGGTAAAAAACGAATGGAATTTCTTCAAGCATATGTAAATGCTCATCACTGTTCTTTTTATGAGGCATTAAAAGAATGTGTGGAAGATCCAATTTTTAAAGGAACAGATGCAAAAGATTTTATCTCATTGATCGATGCTTTTTCAGTGACTTATGAGCAACGAACAATTTCTGAAGTTTTATCTGATATTTTGGATCGAAGTGGTTATGAAGAAATGCTTCGAACTACTGGAAATCAGGAACGTCTTGATAATCTGGCTGAATTAAAACAAGCTGTTTATGATTATGAAATATCTTGTGGCGAGGAAGCTCTGCTACCTGATTATCTTGATCATATTGCCCTATTTACGAATAGTGATGTTACTGATGATTCTGACAAAGTAAAATTGATGACCGTTCATGCTGCAAAAGGATTGGAATTCCCACACGTATTCCTATGTGCATTAAATGAAGGAATTTTTCCTTCCAAGAAAACCTCTACAATTGAGGGAATGGAAGAGGAACGTCGTCTTGCATTTGTTGCAATGTCACGTGCCATGAAAAGTTTATTTTTAAGTGAATCGCACGGAAAAAATTTTGATGGATCAACCCGTTACCCATCTAGATTTATTTTAGATATCGATCAAAAATTTTTAGAATACGTTAAAAAACCAGAAGATACTCTGATCGCAGAAACCAAAAATTACATTCATTACAGTAATCGCTATTTAGATGGTTATGTCGCTGAACAAACTTTTCAGGTTGGTGATAAGATCATTCATAATGTCTTTGGACAAGGTAGGATTAAATCCATCCTTTCTGATCGAAATGCATATATGATCAAATTTGAACAAATAGAAACACCTCGGATCATTTCATTTCGGGTTCCAATAAAAAGAGCTTAAGTTTTATGTAAAAGAATCCTGAGTAAATTTTTACTACTCAGGATTCTTCTTTGTATAAAGAACTAATCGTAAATATCCTATTGCTCGAAGTCCATATTGGATAAAAGATGTACTCCATCCTAATGATCCTTGTGGATTAATTGATACACGTCTGACTGTTTCAAAATCTCCTGTATAAAAACATAACATGTAATATAGATATTCGTCATCGGTTTTATTTAATAGTACTGTTCCTCATATGTACCATTACAGTCAGGATAAGAAGCAGCACGATCAGCACGGTTATAAAAACCAAAACTGCCATGGACTGCGGTTGCTTCGGAAATCAATTACAGCCAGTTTTCCAGAACATCATTCAGCTTATTCATATCCAGCGGTTTCGCGATATGTCCATTCATGCCTGTATTTTTGGCCAGCTGTACATCTTCTGCAAAAGCATTGGCAGTCATGGCAACAATAGGCAGTTTTCCCTTTTCACCCGAAAGACTCCTGATTGCCGCTGTTGCCTCATAACCATTCATAACAGGCATTTGGATATCCATAAAAATAAGATCATACAAATCTTTCGGAGAAGCTTCCACTTTCTCAACTGCGATTTTCCCATTTTTTGCCGTTTCCACTTTTGCACCTGTCATCTGCAAAATTTCACCAGCAATTTCTCTGTTCAACTCATTATCCTCAACCAGCAGAATCCTTTTTCCTGTGTAGTCTGATTCTGACAACTTCTCCAGATAATTTCTTGCTGTTTTTTCTTTTCTGCCTGAAGTAAACTGCCGTAGTGTTGCCGTCAGCCGGGAACGGAACAGCGGTTTTGCAATAAAAGCATCTATGCCCGCCGCCTTTGCTTCTTCTTCAATCTCGCTGAATTCATAGGATGTCAGTACAATGATGGTGATTTCTTTACCTATCCGCTTCCGGATCTGTCTGGCTGTTTCTATGCCATCCATATCCGGCATCTTCCAGTCTAAAATAACAGCAAAGTAATCATCTTTCAACTCATGCCGTGCATAACAGCACTCAATGGCTTCCCTGCCAGAGAGAACCCATTCACCCATAATACCGATTTCATTTAATGTTGCAACTGTACTTTCACAGCATGTCCTATCATCATCCACAACCAGAACCGGCAGATTCATCAGATCTCTGTCCTGTTCTTTTTCTTTTTCCTGAAGCTCCAGATAAATTGTTACTGTGATTTTAGTTCCCTTGTGCAAGGTACTGTCCACTTTAATAGTGCCATTCATCAGGTTCACAATATTTCTGCTGATTGCCATTCCCAGACCAGTTCCCTGGACTCTGGTTGTCCGGTGGTCATCCGCGCGGCTGAACGGATCAAACATGATTTTCTGGAATTCCGGTGACATACCGATTCCATTATCCTCAATCGTAAATTCATAGCATCCAAGTTCTGAAAATCCATTTGGCTTTTCCTCTATCGAAAAAGTAATATTTCCACCATCCGGTGTATACTTGATTGCATTACTCATCAGATTCACAAATACCTGCTGAATCCTCAAGCTGTCACCACAGACAGCCTCATGTTCAATATGATTGATGTGTATATCAAAATTATGTTTATGTTCATCAAGCACCGGTTTCGTAATTGTAATAAGATTATCTACCAGATCTGACAGATTGAAATCTTCCTGTGCCAGTGTCATTTTTCCACTTTCAATACGTGCCATATCCAATACTTCATTGATCAGCCCCAGCAGATGACGGCTTGATTCTGTAATCTTGCTGAGACATTCAATAACTCTGTCCTGACTCTCAATATTTGCTCCTGCTATTGCCGTCAGACCCACAATGGCATTCATTGGTGTCCGGATATCATGGGACATATTGGAAAGGAATTCTGTTTTCGCACGATTTGCGTTTTCTGCAGACCGATAAGCCTCTTTCAGTGCCTGACGGGATTCAATCTCTGCTTTCTTCTCCTGTGTCACATCCATGGATGCCAGCAATACCTTTTCCAGCTTTCCATTCTTCCATTCCAAAGGAATATAAGAAGCGATTTTATAAGTCTTTTCATCCATGCTGCAATACTCAAACTTATAAATATCATTTTCACTTTTCAGTTTTTTCCGAATATTATCCGGGGCTATCAGGATATCTATAGCTTCCAATGGTTCCAGTGTCTTATATTTTTCAAGAACCTGCATCTGAAAATCATGATAAAATCCCAGAGGTTTATATATCATCTGTCCATTCAGATTGTAGAATTCATATCTGTCATTTTCCAGATCACAGACAACAAAGCGGTCAACCAGACGCACAATACTCTGAATCAGCTGCTCCATGGAAGCATTATCCGCTGCCATCTGCAGATGCCGCGCACTCTCCACCTTTGCCTCTGTGATATCACGCAGAAAGATCATGGCATATTCTGAATCCTCTATTTCGCCACGTATGACCACATTGCGGACCCATCGTTCTTCTCCATTCAGAGTGATACGGCACTCTAAAGCCAATTCGGTTTCCAGACCCTTCAGCCTTTCTGCAATATAACCACGGTCGTAAAAAGAGGATACCGCCTTCTTATCTGTCTCCACAACATAGGAATCCACAAAATGTCGGATCAGTTCATCCCATGTACGACTCTGTTCAAAAACTGTCATCAGGGACGGTTCAACCTTAAAGGTATCAAAAGTATTCGCTTCCAGATTCACATAATACTCGCACAGATCTGCTTTCGTAAAAGCCCGGTGGAAAGCAGCAGATTTTTGTGCCTGCATGATTTCTTTTTTCTCCGCATCAATGTTAATAAAAATCCCGGCAATCCTGCTGGCAGAACCATCCAGACGGCGTATTACTTCTGCCGATGCCCGAAACCACTGGTATTGATTATCCTTCATTTTCATACGATACTCTACCTGGTATTTTATCTGGTTCGTCTTATCCTTAATTGCCGCCTGAAGCTGCATCATTACTCTTTCTTTATCCTGTGGATGCAGAAGATCTGACCAGGATTCCAGTTTATTCGGAAAGTCCAGAGTATCATGATAGCCGAGCATTTTTCGGAATTCATGACTCCAGTTTGCATTCACAATCTCACTGTTTTTGTCACAGTCAAAATACCAGAAGCCGGAATAGATAGCCTCATTGAGCAGTGCCAAATTTACATGATCCCAGTTGACCTGTACGGACATAACCCAGATCTGTCTGCCCGCCTCATCTGTCGCATCCTCTTTACAAAGCCGTACATTATTCACTGTACCGTCTGCTGCAAGAATCTGTGCTTCCCTGTTCCGTGAAGCTGCAAAAAACGGTCTCGCTCCAGTATATCTTCCTCGTCATAAAAGAAGTTTCTCAATGAGCCTTTTGTCTGTTCCATGAAAGTGTCGAATGTATATCCTGTACTATGCAACAGCAGATTATTCACAGACAAAATAGACAGGTTTTGGTCATAAGATCCTGTCATTATACCTACCCCGCCATTATTTTCCAGTGTTTTCTGTACGGCCTGTGACATGGCCTGTGTCTGCCTCGTTACAGTCTCACCTAAGGAATATATTTTGTCTTCATAATTTTTCATTTTATAAAAATCCTCTCTCCGTCTTATGCCTTCTTCATCTTGCTTTTATCTGTATACAGAAAACCTGTCCCTGCTAGTTTTGTTACCCATTTTTGCATGCAAAAAGGACACTTGCCAAAATCTGCCAGTGTCCCTACTATATTTCTCTAAAATCACACATTTATATAATATAAAAGGTATCGGAATCCCTTCTGTTCAAACATCTTTTCCATATATTATGATGATATGGAAACAATGGCAACCGGCTGACATGGTCAAGCTTTCTGACTTTAGTCCCTTCTGGCTTTGCGCCCCTACCTTTCAACAGGTTTGCTTTTAAAATAATCTCTTTCTTCAAAAGACCTTACCACACGATTTTCCGCACGTCAATAATTTTTAAAAAAATCTACACATATTTTACTTCATAAAAAATCTAAATCGATGAATCCTAAAAACCTAACATTTTTTCATATAAAGCTCATTCATCATTTATAGTGTGAATATTCTTATGCGGCAGAGCCGCCTGTCCAGTTTAGACTGAGCCATCTGTCCAGGCGGAGTGAGCCACTATAATATCTGCGAGTTTACTCGCGTAATGATTTATCTAATCCGTAAACTTCGCGCATAGAAATATCATGTTCAATATCAATACCTCTGATATTGATCCGATAACTGTCATATGCAATACGATCTAATATAGCATCTGCCAATGGACTGTCTGAACCTCCAAGTTGATCATACCATTCTTCAAATTCATACTGAGAACAAAAGATGGTAGATGATTTTTTACGTCTTCTGTGTAAAAGTTCAAAAATATCTCTTTGTTCTGATTCAGTTGGCTTTAATAAAAGCCATTCATCTAAAATAAGAAGAACTGGATTTGCATATTTAGCCATGATCTTTTTGTAATTGCCATTGTCACGAGCCAGCTCAAGATCAATCAAAAGATCAGGTAACCGAACATACTTGGTATTAAAATATTGTTTACATGCTTCCATACCAAAGGCACATGCCATGTACGTTTTTCCGCAACCAGTTGCACCTGTGATAAAGATATTTCTATGTTCAGATATATATTCACATGTAGCAAGACGAGTGATCAATTCCTTGTTCAGTTTACGTCCGGATGTATAATCGACATCCATGATACTTGCATCTGGCTGATCAAACTCAGCTTTTTTGATCAGTCTCTTTAATCGATTACTTTTTCGGTTATTATATTCGATATCTACAATCATACCGAACCGGTCTTCAAAAGGAACTTCGTTAAATTCAGGATCATTCAACTGATTACGAAATGAATCTGCCATGCAGCTAAGTCGCATTTCAATTAATTTATCAATTGTGCTTTGATTTGTCATAGTTATTTACCTCCGATAATAATCAGCACCTCTTGTGATGCCGTGTGCTTTGTGTGTGGATTCTGTATGATCAGCTTCCGATTTCAGTTTTTTTGAACTGGTCACAAGAATGTTTTTAATGCTCTTATAACTCGGTGACGAAGTATAGGATAAGGCTTTTTTACAAGCAGCTTCCAATAAAGTATCAGAGTACTTTTCAGCAAGCTTCAGTAATCCCATACAACTTCGGTAGGTTTGCTGCTCCACACGTTTGGAGGTTAAGATTGCATTGACTGCATGATATGTATTTATTCCAATCTGTTCAGCCCATTTACGGAAACGATCACCATTCCATTCAAGATATTTCTGATGATCCTCTGGCATATGTGCTGTAACAGTACTGTATTGACCCGGACGTCCTTTTAGTCGACGATGAGAAGCAATACGATTGTGATTATAAAAGATCTCAACTGTATTATCTGTTATTTTTACATCAACTTTCTTTTTGATGTATTCATAAGGAACTGAATATAGCATTTTATCCACAGATATGTGATAATTGAACTGAACTGTGGCGGTTTTCCAGTCGCTTAGTTCAAAACGGGTAGCAGGTAATGGGGATAGCAAAGGCTTTTCATTTTCAAGGAATAGCTCCAACCGGCTACCTTCCTTTTTTTGAAAGAGTTTTTGGTTAAAAGTCAAAAGTTTTTTTCTGATAGCCCGATTTAATTCCGCAAGTGAAAAGAACTGTTCATTGCGAAGTGCTGCTGTGATCCACGTAGATATATTTCCAACGGTTCCCTCTGCATTCGGTTTATCTTTAGGACTTCTGACACGAGCAGGTATGATCGCAGTTCCGTAATGTTCAGCTAGTTCCTGATAGATTTGATTGATCTGTTGATCTTTCCGTTTTCCGTTATGGATAACTGCTGTTTTACAATTATCTGGCACGAGGATCTTTGCAACACCGCCAAAATATTCATACATATGAATATGAGCCTTGATCCATGATCGTTGTTTCATATCCAAAAAAGCTTCAACGTAAGTATACTGACTGTATGTCATCACACCAACAAAGATATGTGCCTTGATGATCTCTCCTGTATCTGGATCGATGATCATTGCAGGATCACCAGCCCAGTCAACTTCGATCTGCTCTGCAGGTTTACGTTTGATATGCATGGTAGCACGATGTTTCTGCTCATCCTGTTGAATGTGATAACAGAATTGAGAATACATCAATGGTTCATCTCCATTTGCACGGCAATCTTCAATATATTCTGTCCAGAGAAGTTTTTTACTGACACCATTGCGGAGTAGTTCTTTTCGGATGTAATCATAATCAGGCATCCGACGGTTTGATCTGTTGTGTAGTTTTGGATATAACAACTGCTCTAATACTGCATCTGTCTGATCATCTGATAATGGCCAGGAAAGATTTAACTCCTTAGCACGTTTTAAAACTTTTGAAACAGTATTTCGAGAACATGGAACACTTAAAGCAATGTTCCGATTACTAAATCCCAGACTGGAAAGTCTGAGAATCTCACGATATTTGGTCATCGTTAGGACCTCCTTCATAATAGATTTACACCTAATAAAAGTGTATAAAACTATTATAAAGGAATCGGCTCAATGAATCCGGAACAGTGGCTCAGCCTAAAATGGAATGGTGGCTCAACCATGTCGGACAGATGGCTCAATCAGTCCAAGATTATTCATATAGTGCTATTCTCTCCATTAACTAAACATAACCTATTGTTCGATAATAAATTTTAGATCCAAAAAGAGGCTTCACACCACGAACC
The sequence above is drawn from the Anaerostipes hadrus ATCC 29173 = JCM 17467 genome and encodes:
- a CDS encoding helix-turn-helix domain-containing protein, which encodes MDYQSYLSHNVAVNLKRIRTSKGMSLDVLSEQTGVSKSMLAQIEKGTANPSLGVLGKITSGLRIEFQELIDTPPMESCLVTPDQMTPTKEMIGEYKVWTCFPYEDNHQLEIYRIDIEPGGKYISGSHGEKTREYLSVTDGELTIECGEDVQKITKGEIYRFETDKKHNYKNETQQKTSFICVFVDYR
- a CDS encoding ATP-dependent helicase codes for the protein MDQLLCQLNQKQLEAVTSTEGFIRVIAGAGSGKTRALSHRFAFLVNEIGILPGNILCVTFTNKAANEMRHRIHNLIADNDTGYINTFHGFCVSILQEDSHAVQYPKNFLVLDNQDIDSMLKIIYEERRLTLRHKTFSKARDMIEMYKLERYPNYYLDLITMSLDTLRQKYLRATDVNDIIFYGYLYQEKKCFGLDYNDLLKFSLYIFEKNKEIRLKWQKRLEYIMIDEFQDIDKIQYQLMKVLCGYHKNLFIVGDPDQTIYSWRGADINYLLNFDKAFPDVKTIMMNENYRSTPQILSVCNSLIDKNKNRMKKDLLPMCHSKNSVLYYHGDTSEEESDWIADQIIKLHKKDISYKDITILYRAHYVTRTLEETLLKKKIPYSIYSGIQFFERMEVKDALSYLRMITYKDDLSFLRIVNVPKRNIGKKRMEFLQAYVNAHHCSFYEALKECVEDPIFKGTDAKDFISLIDAFSVTYEQRTISEVLSDILDRSGYEEMLRTTGNQERLDNLAELKQAVYDYEISCGEEALLPDYLDHIALFTNSDVTDDSDKVKLMTVHAAKGLEFPHVFLCALNEGIFPSKKTSTIEGMEEERRLAFVAMSRAMKSLFLSESHGKNFDGSTRYPSRFILDIDQKFLEYVKKPEDTLIAETKNYIHYSNRYLDGYVAEQTFQVGDKIIHNVFGQGRIKSILSDRNAYMIKFEQIETPRIISFRVPIKRA
- a CDS encoding PAS domain-containing hybrid sensor histidine kinase/response regulator; protein product: MNNVRLCKEDATDEAGRQIWVMSVQVNWDHVNLALLNEAIYSGFWYFDCDKNSEIVNANWSHEFRKMLGYHDTLDFPNKLESWSDLLHPQDKERVMMQLQAAIKDKTNQIKYQVEYRMKMKDNQYQWFRASAEVIRRLDGSASRIAGIFINIDAEKKEIMQAQKSAAFHRAFTKADLCEYYVNLEANTFDTFKVEPSLMTVFEQSRTWDELIRHFVDSYVVETDKKAVSSFYDRGYIAERLKGLETELALECRITLNGEERWVRNVVIRGEIEDSEYAMIFLRDITEAKVESARHLQMAADNASMEQLIQSIVRLVDRFVVCDLENDRYEFYNLNGQMIYKPLGFYHDFQMQVLEKYKTLEPLEAIDILIAPDNIRKKLKSENDIYKFEYCSMDEKTYKIASYIPLEWKNGKLEKVLLASMDVTQEKKAEIESRQALKEAYRSAENANRAKTEFLSNMSHDIRTPMNAIVGLTAIAGANIESQDRVIECLSKITESSRHLLGLINEVLDMARIESGKMTLAQEDFNLSDLVDNLITITKPVLDEHKHNFDIHINHIEHEAVCGDSLRIQQVFVNLMSNAIKYTPDGGNITFSIEEKPNGFSELGCYEFTIEDNGIGMSPEFQKIMFDPFSRADDHRTTRVQGTGLGMAISRNIVNLMNGTIKVDSTLHKGTKITVTIYLELQEKEKEQDRDLMNLPVLVVDDDRTCCESTVATLNEIGIMGEWVLSGREAIECCYARHELKDDYFAVILDWKMPDMDGIETARQIRKRIGKEITIIVLTSYEFSEIEEEAKAAGIDAFIAKPLFRSRLTATLRQFTSGRKEKTARNYLEKLSESDYTGKRILLVEDNELNREIAGEILQMTGAKVETAKNGKIAVEKVEASPKDLYDLIFMDIQMPVMNGYEATAAIRSLSGEKGKLPIVAMTANAFAEDVQLAKNTGMNGHIAKPLDMNKLNDVLENWL
- the metE gene encoding 5-methyltetrahydropteroyltriglutamate--homocysteine S-methyltransferase gives rise to the protein MLTSIIGFPRVGNLRELKFATEKYFKHQISQERLQTVAKEIREKQWRLLKENGIDLIPSNDFSFYDTLLDSAALFNIIPSRYKELNLSDLDTYFAMSRGYQGDHGDVRALAMKKWFNTNYHYMVPEIEDDTEIKLTGTKLFDEFHEALHLGILTKPVITGPFTLLKLIRYTGEKQLPDFVEPMIHAYEDLISKAQGTEISWIQFDEPYLVHDLSSDDIALFKKIYTLLLAKKGNLKVLVQTYFGDVRDIYHELTSLDFDGIGLDFIEGKETKSLIKKEGFPKNKLLFVGIVNGKNIWKNHYGDSLATITWLKNSEISTVINTSCSLLHVPYTLKNETKLDADYTKHFAFAEEKLEELNELKILSDLDSYETHPAFIKNLELFSSKRKNSYDPEVSKRVSEITDQDFTRLPDFFEREKIQKDVFKLPLLSTTTIGSFPQTLDVKTNRSAFRKGEISESEYVDFNRKKIAECVKLQEEIGLDVLVHGEYERNDMVEYFGQQLNGYLFTEKAWVQSYGTRCVKPPIIWGDVSRPEPMTVSWSVYAQSLTDHPMKGMLTGPVTILNWSFPREDISVKESTYQIALAIRDEVLDLEANGIHIIQIDEAALREKLPLRKSDWYCEYLDWAIPAFRLVHSKVKPETQIHTHMCYSEFTDIIPAIDDMDADVITFEASRSDLLILDSLKENHFKTEVGPGVYDIHSPRVPSVEEIKTALNKMLDKIEIEKLWVNPDCGLKTRGNEETTASLKNLVAAAKELREVKDF